The region GTCCTGAGGTCGGATTATATATTATGCGCGCACGCTTTGTCATTGCACGTAATTCCTCCAAATCTAATTATCGAGCATTTAACTCTTTCATTAACAACTGATTAACAACCTTAGGATTAGCCTGTCCCTTAGTCTGTTTCATAATTTGACCAACAAGGAAACCAACGGCACGATCCTTACCATTCTTGAAATCAACAACTGATTGTTCGTTATCATTAACAACTGCTGTAATGATTGGTTGTAGTTGAGCAGGATCAGATAATTGAACAAGTCCTTTAGCTTTAACCCATGCTTCTGGCTCTTCTCCATCCGTAATCGCCTTGAAAACCTTTTTAGCAATTTTTGAGGAAATCACATCACCACTAATCATCTTAACCATTGAAGCAAGATGTTCAGGCGTTAGCTTTGTATCTTGAAGGTCAACCTTCTGATCATTCAAGAAAGCATTAACATCCCCCATCAAATAGTTGGCCGTTAGCTTCGCATCCGCACCTTCAGCGACTGCAGATTCAAAGAAATCAGACATTTCTTTGGTCTGAGTAAGCACCATTGCATCATAGTCAGACAATCCTAGCTTGTTAACATAGCGATCACGGCGCTTGCTAGGCATCTCTGGCATCTTAGCCTCAACGTCCTTAATCCATTTATCGCTAATGTGGATTGCTGGTAAATCTGGTTCAGGGAAGTACCGATAGTCATCAGCCCCTTCCTTAAGACGCATTAGGATTGTCTGCCCAGAAGGTTCATCATACCGACGTGTTTCCGGACGGACTTGTCCGCCAGCCAACAAAATTTGTTGCTGACGCTTTTCCTCAAATGCTAATCCTTTGCGGACAAAATTAAACGAATTGATATTCTTCAATTCCGCTTTTGTTCCAAAGGTTTCAGAACCAAATGGACGAATTGAAATATTTACATCAACTCGCATTGATCCTTCTTCCATTTTAACATCAGAAATTCCTGTAAATTGAATTGTTTGCCGTAACGCTTCCAAATAAGCATATGCTTCATCCGGTGATTCAATATCTGGTTTTGAAACAATTTCAATTAATGGTGTACCCTGACGGTTTAAGTCAACGTAGGAATATCCATTTGGATTATGCGTATTTTTCCCAGCATCTTCTTCAATATGCATTTCAGAAATTCCAACTTTTTTCTTTTTGCCATCAACTTCAATTTCAATCCATCCATCAGTACCAATTGGAGTATCAGATTGGGTAACTTGGTACGCCTTGGGATTGTCAGGATAAAAGTAATTCTTACGATCAAAGTGTTGATAAGGGGCAATATCAGCATGCAAAGCTGTTGCTGCCATCATCCCTGCTTCAACGACCCCCTTATTAGTTTGAGGCAATACACCAGGATACCCCCAATCAATTACGTTAGTATTAGAATTAGGATCATCCCCAAATTCTACTGGAGAGGGACTGAAAATTTTAGAGTTTGTTTTTAACTCAATGTGGACTTCAAGCCCAATCGTTGTTTGAAAATTCATTAGTCATTCCCCTTTCCAGGATGTTGATTTTTCATATCAGAATTATCCTCAAATGCAGCACCTGCTTGATACATCGTAACTTCATCAAAAGACTTCGCGATAATTTGTAATCCAACTGGCATTCCATCGGCCATTCCGGCCGGAACTGACATTGCTGGAAGCCCTGCTAAGTTCAATGGAATTGTTAGTAAATCATTCATATACATAGTAGTTGGGTCATCAATTTCCGCACCAATCTTGAAAGCAGGTGTTGGAGCAGTCGGTCCGATGATTAAATCATAGTTTTCAAAAATTCGGTTAAAGTCTTGAATCAATAAAGTTCTAACTTGGGCCGCTTTCTTAAAATACGCATCAAAGTATCCAGCAGATAATGAATAAGTTCCCAACATAATTCGCCGTTTAACTTCGTCACCAAAACCTTCTGAACGAGTTTTGACATAAACATCCTCTAAATTTTTAACATCATCAGCACGATACCCATAACGGATACCATCAAAACGTTGTAAGTTTGAGGATGCTTCAGATGAACCAATAATATAGTAAGCTGCCACTCCATATTTACTGTGTGGTAATGACACTTCTTCAACTGTAGCACCGAGCGCCTTGAACTTTTCTGCTGCACCCAAAACAACCTGTTTTACATCCTCGTCAATACCTTCACCAAGATATTCTTTAGGTAAAGCAATCTTCATTCCTTTAATATCTTCGCCTATTTTGGAAGCAAAATCTGGTACTTCGCGATCTGAACTTGTCATGTCGTGTTCATCCAAACCAGCAATAATATTCAATAAATCAGCGTTGTCCCTAACATTACGTGTCAGAGGACCAATCTGGTCTAGACTTGATCCAAATGCAATTGCACCATATCTTGAAACTCGCCCATAGGTAGGCTTAACTCCAACAACACCTGTGAAAGAAGCGGGCTGACGAATTGAGCCACCGGTATCAGTGCCTAGTGCACCAATAACATCACCATTGGATACTGTAGCAGCCGAGCCCCCTGAAGAACCACCTGGCACTTTAGTGTGATCCCATGGATTCTTAACCGTACCAAAATAAGAGGTCTCAGTTGACCCTCCCATTGCGAATTCGTCGAGATTAGCTTTTCCAATAATAATTGCTTGATGTTCCCTTAGACGTTCAACCACTGTTGCATCATAGATAGAAGTAAAGTTCTCCAAAATCTTAGAAGCAGCAGTCGTTGGTAAGTCAATCGTAACGATATTATCTTTAACAGCCACCGGAATTCCTGCCCAAATCTCATTTTCGGGAACTCCATTTTTGTCTAACTCAGCAGCTTTTTTTAAGGCATTTTCCTGATTAACAGCAATATAAGCATTTAGATCATTCTGTGTCGACTCAATGCTCTTTAAAGTATTCTTAACCAAGTCAGTAACAGTTAACTCTTTGTTAACTAATTTTTGATGAAGCTCTCTAACAGAAGTATTTAAAAAATCCATTATGCTTCCTCACTTTCGTCAATAATTGCAGGCACTCGAATAAATCCATCTTCTTCGTCAGGCGCATTCTTTAAAAGCGCGTCTTTTTGATTTGCCTGAACAGCAACATCTTCACGCATGCGGTCAACTTGGTCCGTTACACTAAACGTTGGTTCTACACCTTCTGTATCAACTTCATTTAAAGTATTGACTAGGTCAATCGTATCTTCGAATTGTTTTGTAAACTTGTCCAAATCAGTAGCATTAAACTCCAATTTTGCGAGTTCAGCAACATGTTGTACTTCTTCTTTTGAAATTTGATTTGCCATTATATTCTCCTTAATAACTTGTAAAGACGTGGGAACTAAAATTCCGTTCATTTGCTGATCTTGTGAGAAAACTCTGGATTCCCTCGCTAGAACTAACTGTAATGTCAATCTTGACCCCTGAGGGCAGGTATTTCTGTGCTTGATCAGCTACAAATTGAGTAAAACTATCAATCTCGGTCTCACTATAAAACTGAGTAGTGATAGTGACTTGCATCCCCTGCATCGATTTACCATTATACCTTGCTTGTGCAGTAACACCACTTAGATTAGGGAAAAAGCTTTCGACTTGAGTTTGAAAGTTTTCAAATGCACTGGCATCATTTGAACTAGGCACGCTAGCTCCATTCTTAATTGGGAATACAACATTCTTATAATCCAAGTCTTTCCACGAATCCAGCGATACACCATTATTGACAGAATATGTTTTAAAAGTTCCTCCAGTGAGACTGTCATTAGATGCTTGTTTGTAAATTGCAATCACAATTGGGATCTTTTTCAAATCTTTGTTCTGTCTAATTCTTGCCAAAACTGTTTGGGCAATTGCCTTGCCTTGCTTCATTAACTCAGCGTCAGAAATTTTGGTTTCAAAGGTTGGACCATATTGTTCCTTATGATAGTAGTCAATACTATTCATAGCTAAGCCAATCGTCATCCCTTTAATTTTAAGGGAATTACCAGTCTTCTCCATGAAATCCTGTTCTTCAAGCGATTGCAGATAAATTGGATTACGTTTATTCGGATCCGTTGAGCCATTATTAGTAGGATTCAACCCAGTTGGATTATCCTTTGATTTACGATCTATCCAGTTTTGAACTGTACTTGAACTCAAATACTGTCCTTCTTGAAAAACATATTTATCAGGTGAAAATGTTTTTTTGGAAACATCTAATAAGCCATTTTCAAAGCTCTCAACATTATTAATGTTACCGTTTTGATCAGCAGTTAATCCCCGTGCTTTACTGGTTAAATAATGTCCATTTTTTATTACTCCAGTATACTGACCATCGCTTGGTTGGCCAGTAACTTGATAGGTACTCTTCTTATTTTGTTGCCCAGTTGTGCTATTAGTTTGCATACTTGAATTACTCAAATTCCCGCACGCAACCAATAGTAACGATAATCCTAGCAGTGCAATCAATGTACTAATTTTTTTCATAAATAACTCCAGACTCATCACTTTTAAATTCTAGTGTTTATTATACCGCTAAAAGTATTCTGCTATCTATTGAATTGAAGTGCATTTACTGAACTTTAGTAATTGGTGCAAATGCAGCTAATAGTCGCTTAATACCTTGTCCATCAAAAGCAATATCAAGTTCTGCATCTTCACCACTGCCTGAGACCTTCACAACCGTACCAACACCCCAAGCTTTATGTTGTACCTTATCACCAGTGTTCCACTTCAAAGCGCCCGCTCCAGTACCTTTGCTTGCAGCAACAAGAGGTGTGGACCTCCCATAAACGCTTGCAGTAGCTCTTGCCTGACGATTTTTATCAAAAGGATAGGCTTTTTCGCCTCGTGCTGTCGTATTTGAGCTGCTGAAAGTATTTTGATTCTCGCTCTTTAAATATTCTTCCCCTATTTCATCAATAAAACGTGAAGCTGGATTTGCTTGTGTTTTCCCATACAACATTCGCGAGAAAGCATTACTAATATACAGCTTTTTTTGAGCACGAGTAATCCCAACATATGCTAATCGACGCTCTTCTTCTAACTGATCTTGGTCCATCATTGCG is a window of Pediococcus claussenii ATCC BAA-344 DNA encoding:
- the gatB gene encoding Asp-tRNA(Asn)/Glu-tRNA(Gln) amidotransferase subunit GatB; the encoded protein is MNFQTTIGLEVHIELKTNSKIFSPSPVEFGDDPNSNTNVIDWGYPGVLPQTNKGVVEAGMMAATALHADIAPYQHFDRKNYFYPDNPKAYQVTQSDTPIGTDGWIEIEVDGKKKKVGISEMHIEEDAGKNTHNPNGYSYVDLNRQGTPLIEIVSKPDIESPDEAYAYLEALRQTIQFTGISDVKMEEGSMRVDVNISIRPFGSETFGTKAELKNINSFNFVRKGLAFEEKRQQQILLAGGQVRPETRRYDEPSGQTILMRLKEGADDYRYFPEPDLPAIHISDKWIKDVEAKMPEMPSKRRDRYVNKLGLSDYDAMVLTQTKEMSDFFESAVAEGADAKLTANYLMGDVNAFLNDQKVDLQDTKLTPEHLASMVKMISGDVISSKIAKKVFKAITDGEEPEAWVKAKGLVQLSDPAQLQPIITAVVNDNEQSVVDFKNGKDRAVGFLVGQIMKQTKGQANPKVVNQLLMKELNAR
- the gatA gene encoding Asp-tRNA(Asn)/Glu-tRNA(Gln) amidotransferase subunit GatA, which gives rise to MDFLNTSVRELHQKLVNKELTVTDLVKNTLKSIESTQNDLNAYIAVNQENALKKAAELDKNGVPENEIWAGIPVAVKDNIVTIDLPTTAASKILENFTSIYDATVVERLREHQAIIIGKANLDEFAMGGSTETSYFGTVKNPWDHTKVPGGSSGGSAATVSNGDVIGALGTDTGGSIRQPASFTGVVGVKPTYGRVSRYGAIAFGSSLDQIGPLTRNVRDNADLLNIIAGLDEHDMTSSDREVPDFASKIGEDIKGMKIALPKEYLGEGIDEDVKQVVLGAAEKFKALGATVEEVSLPHSKYGVAAYYIIGSSEASSNLQRFDGIRYGYRADDVKNLEDVYVKTRSEGFGDEVKRRIMLGTYSLSAGYFDAYFKKAAQVRTLLIQDFNRIFENYDLIIGPTAPTPAFKIGAEIDDPTTMYMNDLLTIPLNLAGLPAMSVPAGMADGMPVGLQIIAKSFDEVTMYQAGAAFEDNSDMKNQHPGKGND
- the gatC gene encoding Asp-tRNA(Asn)/Glu-tRNA(Gln) amidotransferase subunit GatC codes for the protein MANQISKEEVQHVAELAKLEFNATDLDKFTKQFEDTIDLVNTLNEVDTEGVEPTFSVTDQVDRMREDVAVQANQKDALLKNAPDEEDGFIRVPAIIDESEEA
- a CDS encoding CamS family sex pheromone protein, whose translation is MKKISTLIALLGLSLLLVACGNLSNSSMQTNSTTGQQNKKSTYQVTGQPSDGQYTGVIKNGHYLTSKARGLTADQNGNINNVESFENGLLDVSKKTFSPDKYVFQEGQYLSSSTVQNWIDRKSKDNPTGLNPTNNGSTDPNKRNPIYLQSLEEQDFMEKTGNSLKIKGMTIGLAMNSIDYYHKEQYGPTFETKISDAELMKQGKAIAQTVLARIRQNKDLKKIPIVIAIYKQASNDSLTGGTFKTYSVNNGVSLDSWKDLDYKNVVFPIKNGASVPSSNDASAFENFQTQVESFFPNLSGVTAQARYNGKSMQGMQVTITTQFYSETEIDSFTQFVADQAQKYLPSGVKIDITVSSSEGIQSFLTRSANERNFSSHVFTSY